CCACTATATACcgagtttgagagcagcctgggatacatgagaacctgtctcaaaaattagtaactgaataggggctggagagatggttcatcagttaaagagcacttactgctcttgcagaagacccaggttcagtttccataacacacagagtggctcacacctgcctgtatcacagttccaggggatctgatgccctctcctgaccgTCATGGGCTCCTGCATGAACATAGCGCACACACATACCCTCAGATACACACACGTAAATAAGTGTGTACAAATAAGTGTATACATAAAAAGCAATTTGTAAAGCGATATGTGTAATGGTTCATAAAGCAtgcatgtagtatgtgtgtaAAACATGGGCAGGGAGCTCCAAGGTATGTACACCAATGGTTAAAAGTGATTGTATCAAGAGAATAAACGGACATAGGAAGacttggtggtggtggcacaggcctttagtctcagtactcgggaggcagaggcagctggagttctgtgagtttggggccagtctgCTTAGAgagtgggttctaggacagctaaggctgCAGCTGAGAAAGAGAATGTGAGCTGTGTAGGCCTGCAGTCACAGCCCAAGGGAAGTAAAGGCAAAGCACTAGCAATTCAGCCACCTTCAACCTtttgaatctgaggccagcccaggctacatgacatgctggagaaagagacaggaaaggaaaagaaacagagtaGTATATTCAGGGTAGTGGGATAGACTTCCCTTTTGACTTTTCGGTTAGACAAACCCGGTGCTTTAAATTAGCATACAAAACCAAACATTGCCCCTTGGAGCAGCAAACACATGATCCCCAAGTCTGTTGTCCCCAGCACTTCGAGAGGAGCATTTGTGCTGTTGATCCTGACTTGAGCATGACTGTGATCCCACAGGAGTCAGTGACATTCAAAGATGTGGCTGTGAACTTCACCCAGGAGGAATGGCACCACGTGGGCCCTGCCCAGAGGAGCTTATACAGGGATGTCATGCTGGAGAACTACAGCCACCTGGTTTCTCTCGGTAAGGAGGGGCCACCACCTCAGTGTCTCACATATTTCTGAATTCTTCTTCGGTTGCACACAGCCTAGGTAGAAGGAAGCCCAAGGCTTGGGGCCTGTGTTTTGGGGAGCCAGCCTTCTTGAACTTTGAGCCTGAAAGATCCTTATATTACAGACCTAGGAAAGGGGGTTTTGCTAGTGTGTCTCCTTAAGTtgcaccttttcttttcttcagagttCCTGAGGATCAAGGACTAGTACTGACTTATAGGAGGGTCCTTTGTCTGCTTGCTCAAACACCCAAATCTTGTGTGTTTACCCATGAGCAGGGTATCAAGTCTCCAAACCAGAGGTGATCTTCAAATTGGAGCAAGGAGAAGAGCCATGGATGTCAGAGAGAGAAATCCAAAGGCCTTTCTGTCCAGGTAAAATGCTCGTGGAATTCAGTGCAGACAGGGCGCAGCTTATGGAGAGGCACTTCTAACAAGGCATGGGAGCTGTGACGGGACAAGGACGCTGAAGCCATTCCTGGGTGGCAACActgcctgtctctcttctccAGTCAGGTGTTCCTGCTGGAAGGAAGTCTTAGGGGGAAGCATagccaagtgctggaattacaggaatgtATAACCCTACCCAGCTTTATACCGTCGTAAGAGAGAAGTTAACCCCACTGGATCCCCTAATGCCAGTATCCAGAAGGccgaggcaggtggctctctgtgagttctaggccagccatggctacatagtgagacctggtctcaaaagaaactgaagataaaACACAGAGAGAGGCTGGTGTAAGGTGAGGCTTGGTCTGAGTTTCATAACACTGTGTTCCAAGCACACAGTCGTCAGGATTCAACACTGCcttcactgtttaaaaaaaaaaaaaaaaaaagcacgttAGAATTTTGAAAAAGCAAAATGTTCAGAGACTGTTTTcaattgaactcacagagagagcTCAGTTTGTGATGAGGGTCTGACTAACCTGAATGCACTGTGTTTGGTAAACATACACTCCACCGTAAATCTGTACAGTACACACTGTTTGAGAAGAGGTCTGTTTTAGGCCTTtactaatgaaaaaaagaaacaaaactaaccCTTTATTAAAGTCCCGCTGAGaagaactcagaaaaagaaaatgtattgttTTCTGGCCTTAGGAGCtttgcttcttgtttttgtttgtgagaaAGTGTCTGGCTGTGTGGCCCAGTGCCCcccacctctcccacccccactcccccatctcaagtgctgggattacaagtgagtGCTGTTGTGTGGGGCTGAGATTATGAGCTGAGGACTGATTCTTGTTGCAGACTTAGAAAGTTGAGTGTTGGGCTTCTTTAAATGTTGCTTCCTCTcccaacattttattttgagaatttcaaatataTGGAAAACATAGGAAAATTGTACAGTAAGTATTATAAAGCTGCCACCTAAGTGATCACAGATTTTGACAGTGTGATACTTGCTTTGTCATGTACCTCTTCATCTGTCCATGTAAGAACCACCTTCTTAATGCATTCTTAGGAAGTTGAAAACATAGGTATGAATATCATTAgagttccatgttttgttttgcctttgaaatactgaaatttattatatatttttttacatatatacatgtatatatacatatatatgtaaaataaattttagtatttcaaaggcaaacaaaacatggaactctaattaatatgtatatattatatatttatatataatttatttatattttataaatattttatatttatatattatatataatttatatattatatatttgtatgtgtatataaaaactatatataatatatataacacacacacacacatatatatatatatatatatatatatagagagagagagagagagagagagagagagagagagtgtgttgagattgaggggctggggagatggctcagcaattagagatttgttcttgcagaagacccaggttcaattcccagcaccaacatggtggctcacaactctgtaatcccagctgtagggaatctgatgtcctcttctgacctcagtgggcaccaggcacacatggtgtacatacatgcctgcagacaaaacactcataaaataaaataaaacacacataaaatgaaactttaaaaagacattttaaaagcactttaaaaagagagagaaagaggtgatTGGGGCTGGGAAGACAGCTAAGTTAGGAAAGTACCTGCTTTCAAACATGAGAGTCTTGGTTTAGATCCCCAACACCCATAAAACACTAGagatctgtaacctcagcactggtaGGAACTGAGAATGGAGAAGCAGCTggattcctggaactcattggctGGCAGTGtggctgaatcagtgagctcccaGGTTGAATGAGAGCCCTGTTTCAGATCCTAAGtaggccagtgagatgactcagctgggTTTGGTCCCTGAGtgccacatggtagaaggagagaatttaTTCCTTCAACTTTTGGTCTGATCTCTACACTTGTGCTCTGATGCTtggatgcatgcacatgtgcgcacacacacgtgtgcacacacacacacagagggtgggGGGAATATAAATGCAATTTTGGGGGGACttactatatagactaggctgacctcaaactctgctCCCAGGtccaggtgttgggattaaaggtttgtttggcaataaatgttatttaaaaattacaagcatatatcacacacattaaaaaatacacacatacacagaagagaGATGATCATTATAGAATCAGAGCTCATACAGCCTGAAACTTCTCCTAGTTGTAAGGCCAAAAATAGTTTGCTTTCTGAAACATtactttttctcagtttttagtATGGTGTGTGGCCCCCAGGCATGTTAGAGAATCTTTTCAGAAGGTCCTTAGCTAAAGATTTTCTCTGCAGTATTTAGAAACCCACTATCTAATAGGTTGCTGTAAAGGAATTACAAAATCagctttaaataaattataaaatggatGTATTAGGAAGGCAGATTTTTTTGTTGTATCCCATAAAATAGACAGGAAACATGGAATCCTGCAAGATAGAACATGGTTCTTTTCTGCTCGTATCTGTACCTTGCCTACTTAGGCTCTGCTTCATGCTTTTTTCTGTATCAGACTCGCCCACTTACATGGGCTTTCCTCATTCTCAGGACATGACAGACACTCTGGATTTGTAATATTCACTGGCACCtcactcttcttttctttcctgcagTTTAAGGCATCTGCACAGACTAAGGGACTGATTTTGAAATACAGCCATGCATGACTTATATCTCATTTTCTTATCCCTACTGTAGCATTTTGTTTGAACTTCAAGGAGTGTGGGAACTTTCgcactttatatttcttttagacTGGAAGACCAGGCCTGATGTCTTATCACGGAGTCCGCAGCAGGGCATAGCTGAAGTATCTCGCAGTACAAATGTTTTGTCATATGCCACATTAGGAGATGTCTGGAATGTCAATATCCAGAGGCACCAGGAAAGTTGGAGAAAACATCTGGGGCCAGAGGCATCTTCCCAGAAGAAAATAACCActctagagaaaaaaattgagcaAAATAAATTTGGTGAAGACTCAAGTTTGAGCACAGACTTGGTTCCACAACTGGACATTTCTTCGAGTGTAAGGCCCAGCGAATGTAAAACATTTGGAAATAATTTGGAACACAATTCAGAATTAGTTACTCAGACTAGTATCCTTGCTAAAAAGAAGCCTTATAAATGTGACAAATGTAGGAAATCATTTATTCATAGATCATCACTTAATAAACATGAGAAAATTCATAAAGATGATGCTTACCCCGGTGGAACAAATCAAGGCGTGCATTCTGGGAGGAAGCATCATGAGTGTACTGACTGTGGGAAAACCTTCCTCTGGAGGACACAGCTTACTGAGCATCAGAGAATCCACACTGGCGAGAAACCCTTTGAGTGTAATGTGTGCGGAAAGGCTTTTAGGCACAGCTCATCCCTTGGTCAGCATGAAAACgcacatacaggagagaagccctaccAGTGTAGTCTCTGTGGGAAAGCCTTCCAGCGCAGCTCATCTCTTGTTCAACACCAGAGAATCCACACTGGGGAAAAACCCTATCGATGTAATCTCTGTGGGAGGTCATTCAGGCACAGTACGTCGCTTACTCAACATGAGGTCACACACAGTGGAGAGAAACCCTTCCAATGTAAggaatgtgggaaagccttcagtaGATGTTCTTCCCTTGTTCAACACGAGAGGACccatacaggagagaagccttttGAATGTAGCATATGCGGGAGGGCTTTTGGTCAGAGCCCATCCCTTTATAAGCATATGAGGATTCATAAAAGAAGCAAACCTTACCAAAGTAGCAACTTCAGCATGGCTTTCGAGCCAAACGCTGCTCTTACTCAAGGTGAAAGCGCGCTTACTGAAGTAAAGTCGTACCATTGTAATGACTGTGGGAAAGACTTCAGTCACTTCACGGACTTCACCGAGCATCAGAGGATCCATGCTGGAGAGAATTCCTACGACTCTGAACAGGCCCTTAGTCAGCAACCCATGTCTCATCCCCGAGAGAAACCTTATCAGTGTAACGTATGCGGAAAAGCTTTTAAGAGAAGTACAAGTTTTATAGAACATcatagaatccatactggagaaaagccctatgaatgtaacgaGTGTGGGGAAGCCTTCAGTCGGCTCTCGTCACTCACGCAGCACGAGAGAACACACACTGgggagaaaccatatgaatgtatcGACTGCGGGAAAGCCTTCAGTCAAAGCTCGTCCCTTATTCAGCATGAAAGaactcatactggagagaagccctatgaatgtaatgaGTGTGGGCGTGCCTTTAGAAAGAAAACCAATCTGCACGATCACCAGAggattcatactggagagaagccctatgctTGTAAGGAATGTGGGAAAACCTTCAGCCGCAGCTCAGCCCTTACTAAACACCACAGAATTCATGCACGAAATAAGCTGTAGGAGAGCCAAACGATGGGGTGGGCAGGAAGCACTGTCTAAAATTCGGTTCCAACCCAGTTTCAGAGAGTCCTGGAAGTCTGAGAATGtaattatgtgtttgtatggagaaaactgtgccaccagacaagacattttttttttttttaaataaaagacattcTTTCATACCTGATTGCAGGCTTCTTGTAGAACTACATACGGCATATGTAGTCGTTTGGAGATGATGTGACCTTCTTAAAGCTTTGAATATATGTGTGCAGAATCACTAAGTTTTGACAGGTTGACTTGTAAATCCTATTGTTCacaaccttaaagaaaaaaaaaaacctcacatagTATGGCCAAAGTACATTGTAAACATTATTGACAGTTCCACTTGACTGAAAGTCTTGTGTGACACTTGAGACTAGAAATCAGTTTGTTTCCCAGAAGTCGACACTCAGAGGATTAGAACAACTAGCCCAACCACCTAGGTGTACAGACGGTTGCACGGCAGGCTCTAACCTGTAATAATAACCTTGAAGGGAGAAAGCTTGTGTTCTGGTTCTTTGGCCTCGTGCCTTGGCTATAGAAAGGGTATTTTGGAGCTCAGAGGGCtttgaagtaaaattttaatatggATTCCCCAACGTGACATTTTGGAGAGCCTAAACTTAAAATAGGCAGCAATAAGGAAATCTGTCACCAATGTAAGACCACTTATTGGAAGTTTACAAAACAAAAGATgggcagaaactgaaaacaatgggccaggtctctctctctctctctctctctctctctctctctctctctctctctctctctctctctctcacacacacacacacacacacacacacacacacacacacacacacacaccctttccaGCTGTGGTTATACCTTCAGCCCATGTATCATTTCATTGGGCTTTTTGTGGCGCTGCATGAAGAGAGTTTGCTCGAAGCCCTCCTCTCCGGTGCTTCCCCGTCTCCCTACCCCTCTCAAGTTAATTTTAGTGTAGAGAAGTATAAACCTAATTACCCATAGCCATCAACTTTCTCTTTGACTCCATTTACAGAAATAGCATGGTTTGCCTCTTTGTGTGTGCAAAGAAACCACTGCTGTTTCAAATCCCATTTTAgcttagttgcttttctgttagCAAACCATGAGAAAAGCTTCCTCAGTGCCTTAAAGTGCCTATCCAGAGGAGAGTtccagaactctttttttttttttttggctcatttAACAACAGTGCAAATGAATTTGGAGTAACTGTGAACACTGGTCCCTTTCACACATTATACCAGAGTCCTCCAGCCTCTTACGATGAGTTCCAGGAAGTGATGTTGATTGTTGTGAGTGGGGCTAGTTGGTGAAACTTTCCTATTAGCTTTTTTGCACACTGGATAACAAGATTCATTAACCTTTATGGTATGAGGTAGCTCTCGAGAATTCGTATGTTctgggttgttgttttttttttttatgggggtattttgttttgttttaacagggATAAATAAATATTCGTGAGAGCTGAAATGTGATGTGTTTCCCAATAAGTCTGTTACCCATGAGTCAAGATGAATAAGACATTCTATAGCAGACAGGCACTTCCCAGATTgtagtcataaaaaaaaaaaaaaaaaaaaaaaaaaaaaaaaaaaaaaacctctgtatATGGCTTCACACTTAGCTTATACATGTGCCAAGACCATGATGGTGTGGTCTGATGGAGTTTGACAGTGAGTAACTCTGTTCAGATTCTCCTTTTCAACAGGACTCCTGTCAGGAACTTTCTGCTGATTTGGAGATCTTTGTGTGGGACTAATTCTATGAAATAACATGAATTATAACCAATTGAGAATAGCCCCATGTTATTGAAGCTTATACAAGCAGTTCCAAAAGACCAGAAATATAGCACTGGTTATTATGTAGATGGAATCTGGCCTTCATACAGCCATTGACTGAATTTTAGCACATTTTCATTGACAAGAAATAAGTCTAGAATACCTTTGTGGCTAATGAAGCACAAAGTTTTTCCAACACTAGCAGCCATGTACCACTCACTTATGAATAGCAAGTCTTGCAGGGCTACATGAAATGCATGTATTAATATcatgaattctttaaaaaaaatagccatcTGGGAGTCAGTATatctttttcagttttcaaaatttAACTAAAAGGATAACACATGAAGAAAGAGAGGTTAGGAGCTgtagatatggctcagtggtttagagcactggctgcacttccagaggtcttgagttcacttgccagcaaccacatggtggctcacaaccatctgtaatgggatctgatgacctggTATGCATGAAGACAGAGTACTTACTCATATacgtaataaataaataaataaataaataaataaataaataaatggggttAACTAACTGTCCCGTTCTTCATTTACAGCCAGGTAAGGTATTAATCACTACCATGTACTGGTGTTTACTGAATGAAAGACATTTCTAAGTCTTCCATTCTACTGTGTTGCTTACCCTGACCACTGCATAGAGGCTCTGGGAAAGCTCTCAGCCCAGTGTCTTCATTACTGTTCTgctgctatgaagagataccatgaccagtGCAACTCACAGAAGGAAGTGTTTAGTTGGGGCTTTCTTACAGTTTCAAGGGGTTAGCCCATGATCattgggaagcatggcagcaggcaggcaaccACAGTGTTggagtagctgagaacttacatcttaTCTgcaggatggaggtgggggaggtggggagactgggcctggtttggacttttgaaacctcaaagcccacccaacccttagtgacacacctcctccataatgaccacacctcctaatccctcctAAACTgtccaccaactgagaaccaaacaTTCAACTACACGAGCCTATGGGTTcctctcattcaaatcaccacacccacctacccacttctCCCTCATAATTATCCCTAGCAAATGATAGGGACATAACTCAGGGTGTCACCAGAGTCTAGTGATATTTTTAGGGCCAGGCACGGTATCTACTTCCTCCAGTCAGAGTTCTTAGATTTTCTTTAAGTACAACTGGGAGAAACTTTGGTTTTGGTTGCTTGACTGAGAAAGCCTGATTTCTTACCAGAGTGCAGTAGGACAGGATAAAGCTGGGGTCTAGATGTTCTTCTCTTCCCTGAGCTTGGACTTGACCTAATTTCTGAAGATATCTAGGATTGAGGAAACTCTCCCGTCAATCCAACAATCCCTCCTGTTTGCTGAAGCTTGTTTTGTacatgtttctgttgcttatattaaCTAAACCTCTCCTTGTCAGTGAGGCAGATGACCTGCCTACAGTCTTACTGTCTGTGGCAAGTTCAGCCTTTAACCCCAGGATCATCTAGCTCTAAAAAGCATAGCTCTTAGCATCTAAAGGTGTAGTCTTAATGATCTCTCCAGAGTCATGTTGTATTTGAGGAGCTGCATTtaactctgtcttttttttttttttttttttttttttttttttttttttttttggtttggttttttggtttttttggttttttggtttcttggttttttggttttttgagacagggtttttctgtgtagccctggaactcactctgtagaccaggctggccttgaactcagaaatccacctgcctctgcctcccaagtgctgggattaaaggcgtgcttcaccaccgcccagcaactCTGTCtttatagaacaaagaaacaCAGTGACAAGCAGATAGAGACAAAGAGGTGAAAGGTCTTTGGATGCTCACATGAGACAGGGCATGTGCtgaaggcagaggacaacttgtggactCAGCTCTCAATGCTAAGCCCCATGTGGGTCCCTGGCAGCAggtgcccactgagccatctctctggcactccatcttgtttcttgagacagggcttctcactgAACATTGAAATCAATGATTCAGCTCAACCAACTTTGTCCCAGGAACCTCCCACATCCGCCTCTGGACACTGGAATTGCAGGCCTATGCCACCATGCTCAGGTTTTTAGCTGATTTAGGCTCCCAAACTCagcctcatgcttgcatggcaagcacttcaccGACTGAGGCAccttccccacctcccttcttTTGGAGACTTTTGGGTCTTATGTAATTTAGGCTAGTTCCAAACGCATTACTAGGTTAAGGTGGCCTTGACCTACTTATCCTCCTGTTCCACCACCTAACTTTTTAGGCTgtaggcatgagccatcatgcctggtAAGCTTCTgcagttttaaaaaattcctagggaggctggagagatggctcagtggcacaCACCATCTTTTTTAAAGTCCCAGGTGATGCTAATCTTGCTGGTCCAGGAATCGCAAATCTAGGTCATCAAAAATCCTCtttgttgggctggagaggtagcttagAAATTGAGAGtatgggctgctcttccagaggacccagattttaTTCCTAGCACCCCtgtggtggtggctcacagccatcttttaactccagttccaggggatggcatctgacaccctcttcttgtCTTGTGGACACCATGTGTgtaagtggtgcacagacacacatgcaggcaaaacactcatacacttaaaaataaaacaccaaactCTTTGTATTTGGGAGTTGggaacacctgtaatcccagctctcaggaggtagaACCTGGAAGGTGAGGAGTCcaaggtcaaccttggctacac
Above is a window of Arvicanthis niloticus isolate mArvNil1 chromosome 18, mArvNil1.pat.X, whole genome shotgun sequence DNA encoding:
- the Zfp90 gene encoding zinc finger protein 90 homolog isoform X1, with the translated sequence MAPRPPTATPQESVTFKDVAVNFTQEEWHHVGPAQRSLYRDVMLENYSHLVSLGYQVSKPEVIFKLEQGEEPWMSEREIQRPFCPDWKTRPDVLSRSPQQGIAEVSRSTNVLSYATLGDVWNVNIQRHQESWRKHLGPEASSQKKITTLEKKIEQNKFGEDSSLSTDLVPQLDISSSVRPSECKTFGNNLEHNSELVTQTSILAKKKPYKCDKCRKSFIHRSSLNKHEKIHKDDAYPGGTNQGVHSGRKHHECTDCGKTFLWRTQLTEHQRIHTGEKPFECNVCGKAFRHSSSLGQHENAHTGEKPYQCSLCGKAFQRSSSLVQHQRIHTGEKPYRCNLCGRSFRHSTSLTQHEVTHSGEKPFQCKECGKAFSRCSSLVQHERTHTGEKPFECSICGRAFGQSPSLYKHMRIHKRSKPYQSSNFSMAFEPNAALTQGESALTEVKSYHCNDCGKDFSHFTDFTEHQRIHAGENSYDSEQALSQQPMSHPREKPYQCNVCGKAFKRSTSFIEHHRIHTGEKPYECNECGEAFSRLSSLTQHERTHTGEKPYECIDCGKAFSQSSSLIQHERTHTGEKPYECNECGRAFRKKTNLHDHQRIHTGEKPYACKECGKTFSRSSALTKHHRIHARNKL
- the Zfp90 gene encoding zinc finger protein 90 homolog isoform X2, which translates into the protein MSEREIQRPFCPDWKTRPDVLSRSPQQGIAEVSRSTNVLSYATLGDVWNVNIQRHQESWRKHLGPEASSQKKITTLEKKIEQNKFGEDSSLSTDLVPQLDISSSVRPSECKTFGNNLEHNSELVTQTSILAKKKPYKCDKCRKSFIHRSSLNKHEKIHKDDAYPGGTNQGVHSGRKHHECTDCGKTFLWRTQLTEHQRIHTGEKPFECNVCGKAFRHSSSLGQHENAHTGEKPYQCSLCGKAFQRSSSLVQHQRIHTGEKPYRCNLCGRSFRHSTSLTQHEVTHSGEKPFQCKECGKAFSRCSSLVQHERTHTGEKPFECSICGRAFGQSPSLYKHMRIHKRSKPYQSSNFSMAFEPNAALTQGESALTEVKSYHCNDCGKDFSHFTDFTEHQRIHAGENSYDSEQALSQQPMSHPREKPYQCNVCGKAFKRSTSFIEHHRIHTGEKPYECNECGEAFSRLSSLTQHERTHTGEKPYECIDCGKAFSQSSSLIQHERTHTGEKPYECNECGRAFRKKTNLHDHQRIHTGEKPYACKECGKTFSRSSALTKHHRIHARNKL